Proteins encoded within one genomic window of Kibdelosporangium phytohabitans:
- a CDS encoding alpha/beta hydrolase, whose product MATLGDVRTWNAEPLNTAVGELNRRYDQLMGLADELAAACQPSGWVGEAAYNAATSARKRTDRLEEQVAGVAAVRRAPAESADAITALHHAVAEIDGLARANGLLVADDGALVSQTWAGRVHDLDRVKAELVDRIEQVLRRANAIDEDLTTVVNRARTSQTLDGDADGLTGAAQAGTARGGLSVAGPPQGGSPSDNAGWWDTLSDMEKQRITKEHPDWIGNLDGVPAAARDAANRARLPGERAALGRHLAEVEAKLREAGERGGEFAELREKTWRAELDKIKAKLESIDALERILRTDNRHLLVVDMSGERAKAAVSVGDVDTADHVAVYTPGMNSTVNGNLKDYVNDVEGLRNSSQLELDRAGGGTVATVAWLGYEPPNTSREILDAASDARAREGANRLAPFLNGIDASRENDAHLTALGHSYGSLTTGIALQQKTGVDDAVVFGSPGLGTSDPGKIQVAHGHLYNIEADGDPVADLGDPLAHGADPSSLPIPQLSTHETVTPDGRHLRASAGHSQYTWENTTSQYNMSLVVAGMNDRVIPGR is encoded by the coding sequence ATGGCGACCTTGGGTGACGTCCGCACGTGGAATGCCGAGCCGCTGAACACGGCGGTCGGCGAGTTGAACCGCCGCTACGACCAGCTGATGGGCCTGGCCGACGAACTCGCCGCCGCATGCCAGCCGAGCGGCTGGGTCGGCGAAGCCGCCTACAACGCGGCCACTTCGGCTCGTAAGCGAACAGATCGTCTGGAAGAACAGGTCGCAGGTGTCGCCGCAGTGCGCCGGGCCCCGGCCGAGTCAGCCGACGCGATCACCGCCCTGCACCACGCTGTTGCGGAGATCGACGGCTTGGCGAGGGCCAACGGCCTCCTGGTCGCGGACGACGGCGCGCTCGTCAGCCAAACGTGGGCGGGCCGGGTGCATGACCTCGATCGGGTGAAAGCCGAGCTGGTTGACCGGATCGAGCAGGTGCTCCGCCGGGCGAACGCGATCGACGAAGACCTGACCACGGTCGTGAACCGGGCGAGAACAAGCCAGACTCTCGACGGCGACGCGGACGGCCTGACCGGCGCAGCCCAAGCAGGGACGGCTCGCGGCGGCCTGTCAGTCGCCGGGCCGCCGCAGGGCGGCTCGCCGTCCGACAACGCGGGCTGGTGGGACACGCTGTCGGACATGGAGAAGCAGCGGATCACCAAGGAGCACCCGGACTGGATCGGCAACCTGGACGGCGTGCCCGCCGCTGCGCGAGACGCCGCCAACCGCGCCAGACTGCCCGGCGAACGAGCCGCCCTGGGACGCCACCTCGCCGAAGTGGAGGCGAAGCTGCGCGAGGCCGGGGAACGTGGCGGCGAGTTCGCGGAACTGCGAGAAAAGACGTGGCGGGCGGAGCTGGACAAGATCAAGGCCAAGCTGGAGTCCATCGACGCACTGGAACGAATCCTGCGAACGGACAACCGGCACCTGCTGGTGGTGGACATGTCAGGCGAGCGCGCCAAAGCAGCAGTCAGCGTCGGCGACGTGGACACCGCCGATCACGTGGCGGTTTACACGCCGGGGATGAACTCAACGGTCAATGGCAACCTCAAAGACTACGTAAACGACGTTGAAGGGCTGCGGAACAGTTCCCAGCTTGAGTTGGACAGAGCTGGGGGCGGCACTGTCGCGACAGTCGCTTGGCTGGGATACGAACCGCCGAACACATCCAGGGAAATTTTGGACGCCGCAAGCGACGCACGCGCCCGAGAGGGTGCGAATCGACTCGCTCCATTCTTGAACGGGATCGACGCATCCCGGGAAAATGATGCGCATTTGACCGCCCTCGGCCATTCCTACGGTTCACTCACCACGGGCATCGCGCTTCAGCAGAAGACCGGGGTGGATGACGCGGTCGTCTTCGGTTCACCCGGTCTTGGCACGAGCGATCCGGGAAAGATCCAGGTCGCCCACGGCCACCTGTACAACATCGAGGCCGACGGGGACCCCGTCGCCGACCTCGGCGATCCACTGGCCCATGGGGCCGATCCCAGCTCGCTGCCCATCCCACAGCTGTCCACCCACGAGACCGTCACACCGGACGGCCGACATCTCAGGGCGTCCGCGGGACACAGTCAGTACACCTGGGAGAACACCACGAGCCAGTACAACATGAGCCTGGTTGTCGCCGGCATGAACGACCGTGTCATTCCCGGACGATGA
- the glmU gene encoding bifunctional UDP-N-acetylglucosamine diphosphorylase/glucosamine-1-phosphate N-acetyltransferase GlmU: MPQGGNAQLSTVVLAAGEGTRMRSSTPKVLHPIAGRPLVEHATRAVAGLDPEHLVVVVGHGREAVTEHLEGLTTALDRKVTTAVQTEQKGTGHAVSCGLSELPPSLSGTVIVTYGDVPLLETNTLSALLAEHTSSGNAVTVLTAVVEDPTGYGRIVRDADGGVTAIVEHKDADEDQLEIAEINSGIYAFDAEVLSDGLSRLSTDNAQGELYLTDVLSIARGDGRGVGALVCVDAWQVEGVNDRVQLARLGAELNRRLLERWMREGVSVIDTGSVWLDAGVTLARDVLIEPNVQLRGSTSVGEGATIGPDTTLTNVTVAEGAKVIRTHGSDSAIGAGASVGPFAYLRPGTSLGEKGKIGTFVEVKNSRIGTGTKIPHLSYIGDADIGEYSNVGAASVTVNYDGVSKHRTTIGSHARTGCDNMFVAPVTVGDGAYSGAGTVIRRDVPPGALAVSGGPQRNLEDWVVNRRPGTAAAEAALAAQKRVEEQQP, from the coding sequence ATGCCCCAGGGTGGGAACGCCCAGCTCAGCACCGTTGTACTCGCCGCAGGCGAAGGCACTCGGATGCGTTCGTCGACCCCGAAGGTGCTGCACCCGATCGCGGGGAGGCCGCTCGTCGAGCACGCCACGCGCGCGGTCGCCGGGCTCGACCCCGAGCATCTGGTCGTCGTCGTCGGCCACGGCCGGGAAGCGGTGACCGAGCATCTGGAAGGCCTCACCACCGCGCTGGACCGCAAGGTGACCACGGCGGTGCAGACCGAACAGAAAGGCACCGGACACGCGGTTTCGTGCGGCTTGTCCGAGTTGCCGCCTTCCCTGAGCGGCACAGTGATCGTGACCTACGGCGACGTGCCCCTGCTTGAGACGAACACGCTTTCGGCGTTGCTGGCCGAGCACACGTCGTCCGGCAACGCGGTGACGGTGCTGACAGCGGTCGTCGAGGACCCGACCGGCTACGGCCGGATCGTGCGCGACGCGGACGGCGGCGTGACCGCGATCGTCGAGCACAAGGACGCGGACGAAGACCAGCTGGAGATCGCCGAGATCAACTCGGGCATCTACGCGTTCGACGCCGAAGTGCTCAGCGACGGCCTGTCCCGGCTGAGCACGGACAACGCGCAAGGCGAGCTGTACCTGACCGACGTGCTGAGCATCGCGCGTGGCGACGGCCGCGGCGTAGGTGCGCTGGTGTGCGTCGACGCGTGGCAGGTCGAAGGCGTGAACGACCGCGTGCAGCTGGCCCGGCTCGGTGCCGAGCTCAACCGCAGGCTGCTGGAGCGCTGGATGCGCGAGGGCGTCTCGGTGATCGACACCGGCAGCGTCTGGCTGGACGCCGGGGTGACGCTGGCCAGGGACGTGCTGATCGAGCCGAACGTCCAACTGCGCGGGTCGACCAGTGTCGGCGAGGGCGCCACCATTGGTCCCGACACGACGCTGACCAACGTGACCGTGGCCGAGGGGGCGAAAGTCATCCGTACTCACGGCTCGGACTCCGCCATCGGCGCGGGCGCGTCCGTCGGCCCCTTCGCCTACCTGCGGCCGGGCACCTCGCTCGGCGAGAAGGGCAAGATCGGTACGTTCGTCGAGGTCAAGAACTCCCGGATCGGGACGGGGACGAAGATCCCGCACCTGTCGTACATCGGTGACGCGGACATCGGCGAGTACAGCAACGTCGGTGCCGCGAGCGTCACCGTGAACTACGACGGTGTGAGCAAGCATCGCACCACGATCGGCTCACACGCCCGCACCGGCTGCGACAACATGTTCGTCGCCCCGGTGACGGTCGGCGACGGCGCCTACAGCGGCGCCGGCACCGTGATCCGGCGGGACGTGCCGCCGGGCGCGCTCGCAGTTTCCGGCGGTCCGCAGCGCAACCTCGAGGACTGGGTGGTCAACCGCCGCCCGGGCACTGCGGCGGCCGAAGCGGCATTGGCCGCACAGAAAAGAGTCGAGGAGCAGCAGCCATGA
- a CDS encoding ribose-phosphate diphosphokinase, with the protein MNAKSGTPKKHLMLFSGRAHPELAEEVARELKVEITPQAAYDFANGEIFVRFNESVRGTDAFVIQAHTSPINQWIMEQLLMVDALKRASAKRITVIMPFYGYARQDKKHKGREPISARLIADMFKTAGADRIMTVDLHTAQIQGFFDGPVDHLFAQSLLAEHVAKTYGSSDITVVSPDSGRVRLAEKWATQLGDRPIAFIHKTRDPLKPNEAVANRVVGEVSGRLCVLVDDMIDTGGTIVKACDALIEGGASDVVIAATHGILSDPASERLANCKAREVIFTNTLPIPEEKRFPGMTVLSIAPLLARAIQEVFEDGSVTSLFDGNA; encoded by the coding sequence ATGAACGCCAAATCCGGGACACCGAAGAAGCACCTGATGCTCTTCTCCGGCCGTGCTCACCCGGAGCTGGCCGAGGAAGTGGCACGGGAGCTGAAGGTGGAGATCACGCCGCAGGCGGCGTACGACTTCGCCAACGGTGAGATCTTCGTGCGGTTCAACGAATCGGTGCGGGGCACGGACGCCTTCGTGATCCAGGCGCACACCAGCCCGATCAACCAGTGGATCATGGAGCAGCTGCTGATGGTGGACGCGCTCAAGCGCGCGTCGGCCAAGCGGATCACCGTGATCATGCCGTTCTACGGCTACGCCAGGCAGGACAAGAAGCACAAGGGCCGCGAGCCGATCTCGGCGAGGCTGATCGCGGACATGTTCAAGACGGCGGGCGCGGACCGGATCATGACGGTCGACCTGCACACCGCGCAGATCCAGGGATTCTTCGACGGGCCGGTGGATCACCTGTTCGCGCAGTCGCTGCTGGCCGAGCACGTCGCGAAGACGTACGGCTCGTCGGACATCACGGTGGTCTCACCGGACTCCGGCCGCGTGCGGCTGGCGGAGAAGTGGGCGACGCAACTGGGCGACCGCCCGATCGCGTTCATCCACAAGACCCGCGACCCGCTGAAGCCGAACGAAGCGGTGGCCAACCGCGTCGTCGGTGAGGTTTCCGGACGGCTGTGCGTGCTGGTCGACGACATGATCGACACCGGCGGCACGATCGTGAAGGCCTGTGACGCCCTGATCGAAGGCGGCGCGTCGGACGTGGTGATCGCGGCGACGCACGGCATCCTGTCCGACCCGGCGTCGGAGCGGCTGGCCAACTGCAAGGCCAGGGAAGTCATCTTCACCAACACGCTGCCGATCCCCGAGGAGAAGCGGTTTCCGGGGATGACCGTGCTGTCGATCGCGCCCCTGCTGGCCCGTGCGATCCAGGAGGTCTTCGAGGACGGCTCGGTGACGAGCCTCTTCGACGGCAACGCCTGA